GCGGTGTGGAATTCATCGCCATCAACACCGATGCCCAGGCGCTCCTCATGAGTGACGCGGACGTCAAGCTCGACGTCGGGCGCGAACTCACCCGCGGTCTCGGCGCCGGCGCCAACCCCGATGTCGGACGCCAGGCGGCCGAGGACCACTCGGACGAGATCGAAGAAGTGCTCCGCGGCGCGGACATGGTCTTCGTGACCGCAGGCGAGGGCGGCGGCACCGGCACCGGTGGCGCTCCCGTGGTGGCGCGCATCGCCCGTTCGCTCGGCGCCCTGACCATCGGTGTGGTCACCCGTCCGTTCACCTTCGAGGGGAAGCGCCGTGCCACGAGCGCCGAGAACGGCATCGACGCGCTGCGCGACGAGGTCGACACCCTCATCGTCATCCCGAACGACCGCCTGCTCTCCATCAGCGACCGCAACGTCTCCGTCCTGGACGCCTTCCGCTCCGCGGACCAGGTGCTGCTCTCCGGTGTTCAGGGCATCACGGACCTCATCACGACCCCGGGTCTGATCAACCTCGACTTCGCCGACGTGAAGTCGGTCATGCAGGGCGCCGGTTCGGCTCTCATGGGCATCGGCTCGGCCCGCGGCGATGACCGTGCGGTCAAGGCCGCGGAGCTGGCCATCGCCTCGCCGCTGCTCGAAGCGTCGATCGACGGCGCGCACGGCGTGCTCCTCTCCATCCAGGGTGGCAGCGACCTCGGTCTGTTCGAGATCAACGAGGCCGCCCGTCTGGTCCAGGAGGTCGCGCACCCCGAGGCCAACATCATCTTCGGCGCCGTCATCGATGACGCCCTCGGTGACGAGGCCCGCGTCACGGTCATCGCGGCCGGTTTCGACGATGTCCAGGCGACTTCGCCGTCCCTGGAGAGCAAGCCCGCCGTGCCGGCTCAGGAGCCCGCT
Above is a window of Arthrobacter sp. Y-9 DNA encoding:
- the ftsZ gene encoding cell division protein FtsZ; the encoded protein is MAAPQNYLAVIKVVGIGGGGVNAVNRMIDVGLRGVEFIAINTDAQALLMSDADVKLDVGRELTRGLGAGANPDVGRQAAEDHSDEIEEVLRGADMVFVTAGEGGGTGTGGAPVVARIARSLGALTIGVVTRPFTFEGKRRATSAENGIDALRDEVDTLIVIPNDRLLSISDRNVSVLDAFRSADQVLLSGVQGITDLITTPGLINLDFADVKSVMQGAGSALMGIGSARGDDRAVKAAELAIASPLLEASIDGAHGVLLSIQGGSDLGLFEINEAARLVQEVAHPEANIIFGAVIDDALGDEARVTVIAAGFDDVQATSPSLESKPAVPAQEPAPAQPAQRPAAAAPAATPAAGLSAWGQRSSSPVKEPDFQAELPTVVEPDLSSGGELDVPDFLK